In Alkalihalobacillus sp. FSL W8-0930, a single window of DNA contains:
- the hemL gene encoding glutamate-1-semialdehyde 2,1-aminomutase has product MMNYSKSEAAFEQAKPLMPGGVNSPVRAFKSVDMNPVYMESGSGSRIRDIDGNEYIDYVLSWGPLILGHADPQVVEQIKKTTEKGTSFGAPSELETKLAKLVIERVPSIEVVRMVNSGTEATMSALRLARGFTGRSKILKFTGCYHGHGDSLLIKAGSGVATLGLPDSPGVPESVAKNTLTVPYNDVESVRYAFNEFGDDLAAVIVEPVAGNMGVVPPEPGFLETLRELTENNGTLLIFDEVMTGFRVGYHCAQGTFGVTPDLTCLGKVIGGGLPVGAFGGKREIMEQIAPSGPIYQAGTLSGNPLAMTAGYETLSQLSEADYDVFSAKAKRLEEGLSAAAKKHDIPHHINRAGSMIGLFFTNETVDCFEKAQTSDLSIFSQYFRHMLEEGISLPPSQFEGMFLSTKHTDDDIETTIAAAERAFAKITK; this is encoded by the coding sequence ATTATGAATTATTCTAAATCAGAAGCAGCCTTTGAACAGGCAAAACCATTGATGCCAGGTGGTGTGAATAGCCCTGTACGTGCATTTAAATCAGTGGATATGAACCCTGTTTACATGGAGAGCGGAAGCGGTTCGAGGATTCGAGATATTGATGGCAATGAATACATTGACTATGTGCTTTCATGGGGTCCATTAATTCTAGGTCACGCCGATCCACAAGTTGTTGAACAAATTAAAAAGACAACGGAAAAAGGGACAAGCTTTGGTGCACCAAGTGAGCTAGAAACAAAGCTTGCTAAGCTTGTCATTGAGCGTGTTCCATCGATTGAAGTGGTACGGATGGTGAACTCTGGAACGGAAGCAACAATGAGTGCTTTGCGTTTAGCTAGAGGGTTTACAGGAAGGTCTAAGATTTTGAAGTTCACTGGCTGCTATCACGGGCATGGTGATTCACTACTAATTAAAGCAGGATCTGGTGTAGCTACACTTGGCTTACCTGATAGTCCTGGTGTTCCTGAATCAGTTGCTAAAAACACGCTAACAGTGCCTTATAATGATGTGGAAAGTGTACGTTATGCCTTTAACGAATTCGGAGATGATTTAGCCGCTGTAATCGTTGAGCCTGTTGCGGGAAACATGGGGGTTGTGCCTCCAGAACCTGGTTTTCTTGAGACATTACGTGAGCTAACAGAGAATAATGGCACGCTACTTATCTTTGATGAGGTTATGACAGGTTTCAGAGTTGGCTATCACTGTGCGCAAGGTACATTTGGAGTGACTCCTGATTTAACATGCTTAGGAAAAGTAATCGGGGGCGGACTACCGGTTGGGGCCTTTGGTGGAAAACGTGAGATCATGGAGCAAATTGCGCCAAGCGGTCCAATCTACCAAGCGGGTACGTTATCTGGGAACCCACTTGCTATGACAGCAGGGTACGAAACGTTATCTCAACTATCAGAAGCAGATTACGACGTATTTTCAGCAAAAGCCAAACGTTTAGAAGAAGGATTGTCTGCAGCTGCTAAAAAGCATGACATTCCTCATCATATTAACCGCGCAGGTTCAATGATCGGTCTCTTTTTCACGAATGAAACAGTGGACTGCTTTGAAAAGGCACAGACATCCGATCTGTCCATTTTCTCTCAGTACTTTAGACATATGCTAGAGGAAGGGATCTCACTACCACCTTCCCAATTTGAAGGAATGTTCCTCTCTACAAAGCATACGGATGACGATATTGAGACAACCATTGCTGCAGCAGAACGTGCTTTTGCAAAGATTACGAAATAA
- the hemB gene encoding porphobilinogen synthase: MSELTFDRHRRLRQSASIRRMIRETTLSQDDFIYPIFVKESGSEVTEVASMPGVFQWPLHEVLNEVKEVVELGIPSIILFGLPAEKDAEGTQAFHDHGIVQEATRIIKEAYPELTVIADTCLCQFTDHGHCGVIKDGEIDNDPSLSILAQTAISQAKAGADIIAPSNMMDGFVTAIRHGLDEAGFTHIPIMAYSVKYASAFYGPFRDAAHGAPSFGDRKTYQMDPANREEAIREAQSDLDEGADFLIVKPALSYLDIIREVKDYSGVPLVAYNVSGEYAMVKAAALNGWINEREVVLEKLLSMKRAGADLILTYHAKDAVKWMNESNR; encoded by the coding sequence ATGTCAGAATTAACGTTTGATCGGCATCGTCGCCTAAGACAGTCTGCCTCTATACGGAGAATGATTAGAGAAACCACATTAAGTCAGGATGATTTTATTTATCCGATTTTTGTGAAGGAATCAGGAAGTGAGGTAACCGAGGTTGCTTCCATGCCTGGCGTGTTTCAATGGCCACTTCATGAAGTGTTAAATGAAGTAAAAGAAGTAGTTGAGCTTGGCATTCCGTCTATTATTCTTTTTGGTCTTCCGGCAGAAAAGGATGCAGAAGGAACACAGGCCTTCCATGATCACGGGATCGTACAAGAAGCCACTCGAATCATTAAAGAAGCATACCCTGAGTTAACGGTTATCGCTGATACATGTCTATGTCAATTCACAGATCATGGTCACTGTGGCGTCATTAAAGACGGCGAAATTGATAACGACCCTTCTCTTTCTATTCTTGCTCAAACGGCTATTTCGCAAGCGAAAGCAGGAGCTGATATCATTGCTCCTTCTAATATGATGGATGGATTTGTTACAGCAATCCGCCACGGTTTAGATGAGGCTGGATTCACCCATATTCCAATTATGGCTTACTCTGTGAAGTATGCCTCGGCCTTTTATGGCCCATTCCGCGATGCGGCACACGGTGCACCTTCCTTTGGTGATCGGAAAACATACCAAATGGACCCTGCAAACCGTGAAGAGGCGATTCGTGAAGCTCAATCAGACTTAGATGAGGGAGCAGACTTTTTAATTGTGAAGCCGGCTTTGTCTTATCTTGATATTATTCGTGAAGTGAAGGATTACTCAGGTGTGCCTCTTGTTGCGTACAATGTAAGTGGAGAATATGCAATGGTAAAGGCAGCAGCGTTAAACGGGTGGATCAACGAACGTGAGGTTGTGCTTGAGAAACTACTTAGCATGAAGCGAGCTGGAGCGGATCTTATTTTAACGTATCACGCAAAAGATGCTGTAAAATGGATGAACGAGTCAAATAGATAA
- a CDS encoding uroporphyrinogen-III synthase: MTLIPNSLDGARILITRAPTQAEVFARQVERLGAKAIQVPLINVRPCLSHEQHVRLMSKLHSFQWIVFTSVNGVRFFLDSLTEQELMIIRQSMKVASVGTQTTKMLEGYGIRVNLMPTHYEAGSLAESLLSQTQIGDHILIPRGNLARPLLANRLKESARVVTDLPVYETFQPTEAGKQLEAIAASSVQPTYLTFTSASTVRHYCAICSRLDGGTGHLFPGAKIICIGPITAIEAKNHGLEVDAIPAVYTTKAMIEEMVRLNKE, encoded by the coding sequence GTGACCTTGATTCCTAATTCATTAGATGGAGCACGGATTCTTATTACGCGGGCTCCGACACAAGCCGAGGTTTTTGCTAGGCAAGTTGAACGCCTAGGAGCAAAAGCAATTCAGGTACCGCTAATTAATGTTCGTCCGTGCCTAAGTCATGAACAACATGTGCGATTGATGAGTAAGCTTCATTCGTTTCAATGGATTGTATTTACAAGTGTAAATGGTGTGAGATTTTTCTTGGATTCTTTAACAGAGCAAGAACTCATGATCATCCGTCAATCAATGAAGGTTGCATCTGTTGGAACACAAACAACAAAAATGCTTGAGGGCTACGGGATTCGTGTGAATCTCATGCCGACACACTATGAAGCAGGGTCTCTAGCCGAGTCACTACTCTCACAAACGCAGATAGGTGATCACATTCTGATTCCTAGAGGGAACTTAGCGCGTCCGCTGTTGGCAAACCGTTTAAAGGAATCAGCGCGTGTTGTCACTGATTTACCGGTTTATGAAACGTTTCAGCCAACTGAAGCCGGAAAACAACTTGAGGCAATCGCAGCAAGCTCAGTACAGCCTACCTATCTAACGTTTACAAGTGCGTCAACCGTCAGGCATTACTGCGCCATTTGTAGCCGTTTAGACGGCGGGACAGGGCACTTATTCCCAGGTGCTAAAATCATCTGTATTGGACCGATTACAGCGATTGAGGCAAAAAATCATGGTCTTGAGGTAGATGCGATACCTGCTGTGTATACAACAAAAGCCATGATAGAAGAAATGGTTCGTTTAAATAAGGAGTGA
- the hemC gene encoding hydroxymethylbilane synthase — MRTIVLGTRRSNLALTQTRWVIEQLKQLNLLYQFEIKEIVTKGDRILDVTLSKVGGKGLFVKEIEQALEEGEIDLAVHSMKDVPSVLPEGFTLGAITTREDPRDALISEGHVKLADLPSGAIVGTSSLRRSSQILAKRPDLEVQWIRGNVETRLRKLKEESFSAIILAAAGLNRLGYTEDFVTEYLEPDVCVPAVGQGALGLECRTNDQELIELLAKLNCPTTSQTVRAERSFLHTLEGGCQVPIAGYATLKDSQLELTGLVGSPDGKVLLHETKTGASPEELGKSVAQALLDQGAKDILEKVKRDLDS, encoded by the coding sequence ATGCGTACGATTGTTTTAGGAACAAGAAGAAGTAATTTAGCATTAACTCAAACAAGGTGGGTCATTGAACAATTAAAGCAGCTTAACCTGCTTTATCAATTCGAAATCAAAGAGATCGTTACCAAAGGAGACCGTATCTTAGATGTCACCTTATCTAAAGTCGGCGGTAAAGGATTGTTTGTAAAGGAAATTGAACAAGCACTTGAAGAAGGCGAAATTGATCTGGCGGTTCATAGTATGAAGGACGTACCTTCCGTTTTACCAGAAGGTTTTACGCTTGGAGCGATTACAACAAGAGAAGATCCTCGAGATGCGTTAATCTCAGAAGGACACGTGAAGCTAGCAGACTTACCGAGTGGTGCCATTGTTGGGACAAGTAGCTTAAGACGTTCTTCTCAAATTTTAGCGAAGCGACCGGACCTTGAGGTACAGTGGATTCGTGGAAATGTAGAGACGAGATTACGAAAGCTAAAAGAAGAATCATTCAGTGCGATTATTTTGGCAGCTGCCGGACTGAATCGACTCGGTTATACAGAAGACTTTGTTACAGAGTATCTTGAACCGGACGTTTGTGTTCCAGCTGTAGGCCAGGGGGCTCTAGGGCTTGAGTGTCGAACGAATGACCAAGAGCTTATTGAGTTACTAGCAAAATTAAATTGCCCAACAACCTCTCAAACGGTGCGAGCGGAACGCAGCTTTTTGCATACGCTTGAGGGCGGGTGTCAGGTTCCAATTGCCGGCTACGCTACGCTAAAAGATAGCCAGCTTGAGTTAACGGGTTTAGTTGGTTCACCTGATGGAAAAGTACTTTTACATGAAACAAAGACTGGAGCTTCTCCAGAGGAGCTAGGCAAGTCCGTTGCGCAAGCGTTACTCGATCAAGGAGCAAAGGACATTTTAGAGAAGGTTAAGCGTGACCTTGATTCCTAA
- a CDS encoding cytochrome c biogenesis protein produces MNWIYPITVILYSFSVLGYFIDFIFNNRKVNVVAFWLLSIVWSLQTVYFVLRALEVGRFPIVTPFEGLFFYAWSVVTISLVINLRFKVDFLIFVMNVVGFSMMTMSLFKPHTEVPTYLASMLQSELLVLHISFILLSYTAFTLSFSFSILYVLQHQMLKKKKWSNRLERFGPIPFLERYSFLTASIGFPLMLMGVIFGFVWSSVEYGTLPWTDVKTLTSMLTLIVYGVYLYQRVVNYRRGYQTILLNISAFLVLLINYFLSGQYSTFHIWT; encoded by the coding sequence ATGAATTGGATTTATCCTATTACTGTTATTTTATACAGCTTCAGTGTCCTCGGATACTTTATTGATTTTATTTTTAACAACCGGAAAGTCAATGTTGTGGCTTTCTGGTTGCTTTCAATTGTCTGGAGCTTACAGACAGTTTACTTTGTCTTGAGAGCACTGGAAGTGGGGAGATTTCCAATCGTTACCCCATTTGAGGGGCTCTTTTTTTATGCATGGAGTGTTGTCACGATTTCTTTAGTGATCAACCTACGTTTTAAAGTTGATTTTCTTATTTTTGTGATGAATGTTGTTGGCTTCAGTATGATGACAATGAGTCTTTTTAAGCCACATACTGAAGTGCCAACGTATTTAGCGAGTATGCTGCAATCGGAGCTGCTTGTGCTACATATTAGTTTTATCCTGCTTTCATATACAGCGTTCACATTAAGCTTCTCGTTTTCGATTCTTTATGTGCTTCAGCATCAAATGTTAAAAAAGAAAAAATGGAGTAACCGGTTAGAACGCTTTGGACCGATTCCCTTTTTGGAACGTTATTCATTCTTAACAGCATCTATTGGTTTTCCGCTTATGCTAATGGGAGTGATTTTTGGCTTTGTTTGGTCATCCGTTGAATATGGGACCTTACCGTGGACTGATGTAAAGACTCTTACGTCCATGCTGACCTTAATCGTTTATGGGGTGTATCTTTACCAGCGTGTGGTAAACTATAGAAGAGGATACCAGACGATACTGTTAAACATTAGTGCGTTTTTAGTTTTGTTAATCAATTACTTTTTATCAGGTCAATATTCTACCTTTCATATCTGGACTTGA
- the hemA gene encoding glutamyl-tRNA reductase: MHIIQVGLNYKTAPVEMREKVAFQETELPAALKQLRVSKSILECVIISTCNRTEVYVVADQLHTGRHFTKTFLSDWFDISKDEITPYLHIKENDVAIEHLMRVTAGLDSMILGETQILGQVKSQFLLAQTEQVTGTIFNELFKQAVTFAKKAHSLTDISQQAVSVSYAGVELGKRIFGSFDKKNVLVLGAGKMSELTAKHLHSNGAAEITVINRTEEKAKELANRFSGKARAFDELEDALIDADVFISSTGSRDFVVTKQNVAAALKKRKGRPLFIVDIAVPRDIEPAIGEFDDVYLYDIDDLQNIVESNLAEREKEAEKIGLLIEAELVQFNQWLNTLGVVPVITALRSKALAVQADTMESIERKLPHLSERDRKVLRKHTKSIVNQLLKDPITRIKELAGEEDPNESLDMVTKMFALELELAEQEKQASMRAAEDQWEQSKHVSFATVPSEDKVAVRS; the protein is encoded by the coding sequence ATGCACATAATACAAGTGGGATTAAATTATAAAACAGCCCCGGTTGAGATGAGAGAAAAAGTTGCATTTCAGGAAACGGAGCTCCCCGCTGCTTTAAAACAATTACGTGTGTCAAAGAGCATACTAGAATGTGTAATTATATCTACCTGTAATCGGACAGAAGTGTACGTCGTTGCCGATCAGCTTCATACCGGTCGTCATTTTACGAAAACATTTCTGTCGGATTGGTTTGATATTTCAAAAGATGAGATTACACCTTATCTTCATATAAAAGAAAATGATGTGGCCATTGAGCACTTGATGCGTGTGACGGCTGGACTTGATTCAATGATTCTAGGAGAAACTCAAATCCTGGGACAGGTTAAGTCTCAATTCCTGCTTGCACAAACAGAACAAGTGACGGGTACCATCTTTAATGAGTTATTTAAACAAGCGGTGACGTTTGCGAAAAAAGCTCATTCTCTAACAGATATTTCTCAGCAGGCTGTTTCTGTAAGCTACGCTGGGGTTGAGCTAGGGAAACGTATTTTTGGAAGCTTTGATAAGAAGAATGTACTTGTACTTGGAGCCGGAAAAATGAGCGAGCTCACAGCTAAGCATCTGCATTCAAATGGTGCTGCCGAAATTACGGTTATCAATCGTACGGAAGAAAAAGCAAAAGAGCTAGCAAATCGTTTCTCTGGTAAAGCAAGAGCGTTTGATGAGCTTGAAGATGCGTTGATTGATGCGGATGTATTTATTAGTTCTACAGGTTCACGCGATTTCGTTGTAACGAAACAGAACGTAGCGGCTGCTTTGAAAAAAAGAAAAGGGCGCCCATTATTTATCGTAGATATTGCGGTTCCTCGTGATATTGAACCAGCTATTGGTGAATTCGATGATGTCTATCTATATGATATTGATGATCTTCAAAATATCGTTGAGTCAAATCTAGCTGAGAGAGAAAAAGAAGCTGAAAAGATTGGACTTTTAATTGAAGCGGAGCTTGTTCAATTTAACCAGTGGTTAAACACACTTGGAGTGGTTCCTGTTATTACAGCGCTACGTTCAAAGGCTTTAGCTGTACAAGCTGATACGATGGAGAGCATTGAACGTAAGTTGCCTCATCTCTCTGAGCGCGACCGTAAAGTCCTGCGTAAGCATACAAAAAGTATTGTGAATCAGCTGCTTAAGGATCCGATTACTCGTATTAAAGAGCTAGCGGGCGAAGAGGATCCAAATGAGTCACTTGATATGGTGACAAAGATGTTTGCTCTTGAGCTTGAGCTAGCAGAACAAGAGAAGCAGGCGTCCATGCGCGCAGCTGAGGATCAATGGGAACAGAGCAAACACGTATCGTTTGCGACAGTTCCTTCTGAAGATAAGGTGGCTGTCCGTTCTTAA
- a CDS encoding IS4 family transposase: MSLKEEFSTFAKTVLDVLSVPNLRQSARDVGFVQRLKKLKPEDFLSICSFLPQPVGATELTQLCGALSRESNTHLSKQALHQRFDEKGAAFLKHVFFQLAAKQELMAMPPLPETPFSRIRILDATSFERPKKDGTSSDGAKIHLEYELYEGKFLHTLLSGSRESDHHAAYALADTIQPGDLIIRDLGYFSGDHLKQIDRAGASYITRTPANMTYWTRDDQGERIQIKPEEDAKQLEPGAIKDYGVIQLGVKGKNTLQTRVIVQRLTEDQQNKRKAGLRKRRRKGGHTQSADKKDHTQILATNLTQEEMDVQALYPMYSLRWQVEILFKTWKSLFAIDHVRAMNPDRFLCHMYGKLIHILLSSMVAFQCRFYLHQKHHLEGSEYKCIHHAKRAIEESKGYALYHRSSLEDVLENIYESIYRHGRKDHRHRHQSPYDILQIAYETHARVE; this comes from the coding sequence GTGTCTTTAAAAGAGGAGTTCAGTACGTTTGCGAAAACCGTGTTGGACGTTTTATCTGTACCGAACCTTCGCCAATCTGCCCGAGATGTTGGGTTTGTACAGCGTCTAAAGAAATTAAAACCTGAGGATTTCCTAAGTATTTGTTCCTTTCTTCCTCAACCCGTCGGTGCGACAGAGTTAACACAGCTTTGCGGGGCTCTTTCACGTGAATCCAATACCCACCTTTCCAAACAAGCCTTACATCAACGCTTCGATGAAAAAGGAGCGGCTTTTTTGAAGCATGTGTTTTTTCAATTGGCGGCCAAACAAGAGTTGATGGCCATGCCACCTCTTCCTGAGACCCCGTTTTCTCGGATCCGCATCTTAGATGCGACTTCATTTGAACGACCAAAGAAAGATGGTACTTCTTCAGATGGAGCGAAAATTCATTTAGAGTATGAGCTATATGAGGGGAAATTTTTGCATACCTTACTTTCCGGTTCAAGAGAAAGTGACCATCACGCCGCCTATGCATTAGCCGATACGATTCAACCAGGTGATTTGATCATCCGTGATCTCGGCTACTTTTCTGGCGACCATTTGAAACAAATCGATCGTGCAGGCGCTTCTTATATCACGCGGACGCCGGCCAATATGACCTATTGGACTAGAGATGATCAAGGGGAACGAATCCAAATCAAACCAGAAGAAGATGCGAAGCAGCTAGAACCGGGAGCGATCAAAGATTATGGGGTCATCCAATTAGGGGTCAAAGGAAAGAACACCCTTCAAACCCGTGTCATCGTGCAACGATTGACAGAGGATCAACAAAACAAGAGGAAAGCCGGTTTACGAAAAAGAAGACGGAAAGGGGGTCATACCCAATCCGCCGACAAAAAGGATCATACCCAAATCCTTGCCACTAACCTAACACAGGAAGAAATGGATGTGCAAGCATTGTATCCGATGTATTCCTTACGCTGGCAAGTCGAGATTCTTTTCAAAACGTGGAAATCCCTTTTCGCCATTGATCACGTGCGCGCGATGAATCCAGATCGGTTTCTCTGCCACATGTATGGGAAACTTATACACATTCTGCTTTCCTCGATGGTGGCGTTTCAATGCCGGTTCTATCTTCATCAAAAGCACCACCTCGAAGGCAGTGAATACAAGTGTATCCATCATGCCAAAAGGGCTATAGAAGAGTCAAAAGGATACGCTCTCTATCATCGTTCTTCATTAGAAGACGTTCTAGAAAATATCTACGAGAGCATTTACCGACATGGACGAAAAGACCATCGCCACCGCCATCAAAGTCCCTATGACATCTTACAGATCGCCTATGAAACACATGCGCGTGTGGAGTAA
- the yihA gene encoding ribosome biogenesis GTP-binding protein YihA/YsxC, with translation MKITKVDLKYIAVKPEQYPNTFLPEIALAGRSNVGKSSFINKMINRKSLARTSGQPGKTQTLNFYEINEKIHFVDVPGYGFAKVAKSVRDQWGKMIEQFFMEREQLKAVLLLVDFRHKPSKEDKLMYDWLHHFEIPVIVVATKGDKIAKSKWQKHLKIISDELELREEDQLFLFSSETGYGRETVWRAIQKMI, from the coding sequence ATGAAAATTACAAAGGTTGATCTTAAATATATTGCTGTAAAACCTGAACAATATCCTAATACCTTTCTGCCGGAGATTGCCTTGGCAGGAAGGTCTAATGTGGGTAAATCATCATTTATTAACAAAATGATTAACCGGAAAAGCCTGGCGAGAACGTCTGGACAGCCCGGTAAGACACAAACTCTCAATTTCTATGAAATTAATGAGAAGATTCATTTTGTTGATGTCCCAGGATACGGGTTTGCTAAAGTGGCAAAATCAGTAAGAGATCAATGGGGAAAAATGATTGAGCAGTTCTTTATGGAGCGCGAGCAGTTAAAAGCGGTATTATTGCTCGTCGATTTTAGACACAAGCCTTCGAAAGAGGACAAGCTGATGTATGATTGGTTGCATCATTTTGAGATTCCAGTTATTGTTGTGGCGACTAAGGGCGACAAGATCGCAAAATCAAAATGGCAGAAGCATCTTAAAATCATTTCGGACGAGCTTGAGTTACGTGAAGAAGATCAATTGTTCTTATTCTCATCTGAAACCGGCTACGGACGAGAAACCGTCTGGCGTGCGATTCAGAAAATGATTTAA
- the lon gene encoding endopeptidase La produces the protein MVETEKKRHIPLLPLRGLLVFPKMVLHLDVGRTKSVEALQQAMEDDQEIFLSTQKEIKLDQPTEEDIYTVGTLARVNEMTKLSNGTVRIHVEGLQRAKIERYITNESYLHVEISTVHEEDTDVTPEVQAMMRHVMSMFEQFSKLSKKVSAETVATVADITDASRLTDVIAANLPLKLQQKQELLETSSIHARLVKLIDILNNEQEILGLEKKISQRVKKSMEKTQKEYYLREQMKAIQKELGDKDGRSGEVSSLREQIEATEMPASTKEKALKELDRFEKMPASSAESSVLRTYLDWLIQLPWVNETDDQLDVNHSEEVLNEDHYGLEKVKERVLEYLAVRQLTQELKGPILCLTGPPGVGKTSLARSIARSLNREFVRMSLGGVRDEAEIRGHRRTYVGAMPGRLIQGMKKAGTINPVFLLDEIDKMAQDFRGDPSSALLEVLDPEQNNTFSDHYIEEPYDLSKVMFVTTANNLNTIPGPLLDRMEIISIAGYTELEKMEIAKTYLLPKQIKEHGLNGNKMRVANEALQKIIRYYTREAGVRNLERQMATLCRKAAKILVTGEKKRVNVTEKVVEEMLGKPRFRYGLAEEENQIGAATGLAYTSVGGDTLSIEVSVVPGKGKLTLTGKLGDVMKESAQAAFSYIRSRSNELKIDSSFHENMDIHIHVPEGATPKDGPSAGITMATALISALTGRYVKREVGMTGEITLRGRVLPIGGLKEKSMSAHRAGLKTIIIPQDNEKDLDDIPKSVRDELQFILVSHLDQVLEHALGE, from the coding sequence ATGGTCGAAACAGAAAAGAAACGGCATATTCCGCTTCTGCCTTTACGTGGATTATTGGTTTTTCCAAAGATGGTGTTACATCTTGATGTAGGAAGAACAAAATCTGTAGAGGCTTTGCAGCAAGCGATGGAAGATGACCAGGAAATTTTTCTGTCTACTCAGAAAGAAATTAAACTTGATCAACCAACAGAAGAAGATATCTACACGGTTGGTACGCTAGCTCGTGTGAATGAAATGACAAAGCTTTCAAATGGTACGGTTCGTATTCATGTGGAAGGACTTCAGCGAGCAAAAATTGAGCGTTACATTACAAACGAGTCTTATTTACACGTTGAGATCTCAACCGTTCATGAAGAAGATACGGACGTTACGCCTGAAGTACAAGCGATGATGAGGCACGTCATGTCTATGTTTGAGCAGTTCTCTAAGCTTTCAAAGAAGGTGTCTGCTGAGACCGTGGCCACAGTTGCCGATATTACTGATGCAAGTCGGCTAACTGATGTGATTGCAGCTAATTTGCCACTTAAGCTACAACAGAAGCAGGAATTACTTGAAACAAGCTCTATTCATGCACGCCTTGTGAAGCTAATTGACATTTTAAATAACGAACAAGAGATCCTTGGACTTGAGAAGAAAATTAGCCAACGTGTTAAGAAGTCGATGGAAAAAACGCAAAAAGAATATTATCTGCGTGAACAAATGAAAGCCATCCAAAAAGAGCTTGGGGATAAAGATGGACGCTCTGGTGAAGTAAGTAGCTTACGAGAGCAGATTGAAGCAACGGAAATGCCTGCCTCAACAAAGGAAAAGGCATTAAAGGAACTTGATCGCTTCGAAAAGATGCCTGCGAGCTCAGCGGAGAGCTCTGTTTTACGGACTTATTTAGACTGGCTGATCCAGCTCCCATGGGTTAATGAAACGGACGATCAACTTGATGTGAATCATTCTGAAGAAGTATTAAATGAGGATCATTACGGACTCGAAAAAGTAAAAGAGCGTGTGTTAGAATATTTAGCGGTCAGACAGCTTACTCAAGAGCTCAAAGGTCCAATTCTATGCTTAACTGGCCCTCCTGGAGTAGGGAAAACCTCTCTTGCTCGTTCCATTGCTCGTTCACTGAATCGAGAATTTGTTCGAATGTCGCTTGGAGGCGTTCGTGATGAAGCCGAAATTCGCGGACATCGACGCACGTATGTTGGAGCGATGCCAGGACGTTTAATTCAGGGAATGAAAAAAGCAGGAACCATTAATCCTGTCTTTTTACTGGATGAAATTGATAAGATGGCTCAAGATTTTAGGGGAGATCCTTCTTCTGCATTGCTTGAGGTACTTGATCCTGAACAAAACAACACATTTAGTGATCACTACATTGAAGAGCCATATGATTTGTCTAAAGTCATGTTTGTGACGACAGCAAACAACCTGAATACCATTCCTGGACCATTACTTGACCGAATGGAAATCATTTCGATTGCTGGATACACAGAGCTTGAGAAAATGGAGATCGCTAAAACCTATCTGCTTCCAAAACAGATTAAAGAACACGGATTAAACGGTAATAAAATGCGTGTGGCGAACGAAGCCCTGCAAAAAATCATCCGTTACTACACACGTGAAGCGGGAGTACGTAATCTTGAACGACAAATGGCAACACTTTGTCGGAAGGCAGCAAAAATCCTTGTAACTGGGGAAAAGAAACGTGTAAATGTGACCGAAAAAGTAGTTGAAGAGATGCTCGGTAAACCACGTTTCCGTTATGGCCTAGCAGAGGAAGAAAATCAAATTGGTGCAGCTACTGGACTTGCTTATACGTCAGTTGGTGGTGATACATTATCAATTGAGGTATCAGTTGTACCTGGTAAGGGTAAGCTGACGTTAACAGGAAAGCTTGGAGACGTTATGAAAGAGTCGGCTCAAGCGGCATTTAGCTACATTCGCTCTCGTTCAAATGAACTAAAGATAGACTCTTCCTTCCATGAAAACATGGATATTCATATTCACGTTCCAGAAGGCGCCACTCCTAAGGATGGTCCATCCGCAGGTATTACGATGGCAACAGCCTTAATCTCTGCGTTAACAGGTCGATATGTGAAACGTGAAGTAGGAATGACTGGTGAGATCACATTAAGAGGTAGAGTTCTGCCAATTGGCGGACTAAAAGAAAAATCAATGAGCGCGCATCGTGCAGGGTTAAAGACCATTATTATACCGCAAGATAATGAAAAAGACCTTGATGATATTCCAAAGAGTGTACGCGATGAGCTTCAATTTATACTCGTGTCACATCTGGATCAGGTGTTGGAACACGCTTTAGGGGAATGA